The following proteins come from a genomic window of Streptomyces liliiviolaceus:
- the mgt gene encoding macrolide-inactivating glycosyltransferase, which produces MTTPRTAPAHIAMFSVAAHGHVNPSLEVIRELVARGHRVTYAIPPVFAEKVAEAGAEPKLWTSTLPSPDDDPSAWGSTLLDNVEPFLADAIQALPQLIEAYEGDEPDLVIHDITSYPARVLAHRWGVPAVSLSPNLVAWEGYEEEVAEPMWAEPKKTERGQAYYARFQAWLDENGVGLDPDHFAGRPARSLVLIPKALQPNADRVDESVYTFVGACQGDRAAQGEWRRPEGAGRVALVSLGSAFTKQPAFYRACATAFGALPDWHLVLQIGKHVDPAELGEIPANVEVRDWVPQLAILQQADVFVTHAGAGGSQEGMATATPMVCVPQAVDQFGNADVLQALGVARRLPMEEVTADTLREAVLAIADDPEVARKLKSIQAEMAAEGGTSRAADLIEAEIPQGQDEA; this is translated from the coding sequence ATGACCACCCCTCGTACCGCCCCCGCCCACATCGCCATGTTCTCCGTCGCCGCCCACGGGCATGTGAACCCGAGTCTCGAAGTGATCCGGGAGCTCGTCGCCCGGGGGCATCGGGTCACGTACGCGATTCCGCCGGTCTTCGCCGAGAAGGTCGCCGAGGCCGGCGCCGAGCCGAAGCTCTGGACCTCGACCCTGCCGTCCCCCGACGACGACCCCAGCGCCTGGGGGAGCACGCTCCTGGACAACGTGGAACCCTTCCTCGCGGACGCGATCCAGGCACTCCCGCAGCTCATCGAGGCGTACGAGGGCGACGAACCCGACCTCGTGATCCACGACATCACCTCGTACCCGGCCCGCGTCCTCGCCCACCGCTGGGGCGTCCCCGCCGTCTCGCTCTCACCGAACCTCGTCGCCTGGGAGGGGTACGAGGAGGAGGTCGCCGAGCCCATGTGGGCGGAGCCGAAGAAGACCGAGCGGGGGCAGGCGTACTACGCCCGCTTCCAGGCCTGGCTCGACGAGAACGGGGTCGGCCTGGACCCCGATCACTTCGCCGGCCGGCCCGCCCGCTCCCTGGTCCTCATCCCGAAGGCCCTTCAGCCGAACGCCGACCGGGTCGACGAGTCCGTGTACACCTTCGTCGGCGCCTGTCAGGGCGACCGCGCCGCCCAGGGCGAGTGGCGGCGGCCCGAGGGTGCCGGGCGCGTCGCCCTCGTGTCCCTGGGGTCCGCCTTCACCAAGCAGCCCGCCTTCTACCGCGCGTGCGCGACGGCGTTCGGCGCGCTGCCGGACTGGCATCTGGTGCTCCAGATCGGCAAGCACGTCGACCCGGCCGAACTCGGCGAGATCCCGGCGAACGTGGAAGTGCGCGACTGGGTCCCGCAGCTCGCGATCCTCCAGCAGGCCGACGTCTTCGTCACGCACGCCGGAGCGGGCGGCAGCCAGGAGGGGATGGCGACCGCCACACCGATGGTGTGCGTACCGCAGGCCGTCGACCAGTTCGGCAACGCGGACGTGCTCCAGGCGCTCGGAGTCGCCCGCCGGCTGCCCATGGAAGAGGTCACCGCCGACACCCTGCGCGAAGCCGTACTCGCTATCGCCGACGATCCGGAAGTGGCACGGAAACTCAAGTCGATCCAGGCCGAGATGGCGGCCGAAGGAGGAACTTCGCGAGCCGCGGATTTGATCGAAGCGGAAATTCCCCAAGGGCAGGACGAAGCCTGA
- a CDS encoding ABC transporter substrate-binding protein, which produces MRLRRGRGWLAGLVAGLVFVAGSGCSGDGGGSEDGRITLRFQSLAWQKESVDANKELVREWNAAHPDVEVEYVQGSWDSVHDQLLTSFEGGEAPDIIHDASDDLADFAYGGYLADLRGLLSERLTSDIPGRSWETTTFGDGIYGVPFLQEPRVLIANAKWLKESGVRIPTPEKPWSWDEFRRVTDELGGGDDGKYGVAWPLKEPVSATLNLSLSTGGQLFHRGADGKVRIRFEDGDAVVPRTIHDQVNVDGSASGSTLGSGGSDTLPGFFGGKYAMVPLGFSYRQQIVQQAPKGFDWQVLPAPAGVDGLTQGVSPQTLSVAEDSPHKKEAAAFIDFLLRPRNMVRLALGDWMLPTGTQALRDPALRGEKDGWAVGAAVAGELRSAPAQSVRGYPEWKDKVATPAYQSYYSGGIGLGELRRRLVTDGNRVLARYQR; this is translated from the coding sequence ATGCGGTTGCGGAGGGGCAGGGGGTGGCTGGCCGGGCTGGTCGCCGGTCTGGTGTTCGTCGCGGGCTCCGGCTGTTCCGGGGACGGGGGCGGTTCCGAGGACGGGCGGATCACGCTGCGCTTCCAGTCGCTGGCCTGGCAGAAGGAGTCCGTCGACGCCAACAAGGAACTGGTGCGAGAGTGGAACGCCGCGCATCCGGACGTCGAGGTCGAGTACGTACAGGGCTCCTGGGACAGCGTCCACGACCAGTTGCTCACGTCCTTCGAGGGCGGTGAGGCGCCGGACATCATCCACGACGCCTCGGACGACCTCGCGGACTTCGCGTACGGCGGGTATCTCGCGGATCTGCGCGGGCTGCTGTCCGAGCGGCTCACCTCCGACATCCCGGGGCGGAGCTGGGAGACGACGACGTTCGGGGACGGGATCTACGGTGTGCCGTTCCTCCAGGAGCCGCGCGTCCTGATCGCCAACGCCAAGTGGCTGAAGGAGTCGGGGGTACGGATCCCCACGCCCGAAAAGCCGTGGAGCTGGGACGAGTTCAGGCGCGTCACCGACGAACTGGGCGGCGGGGACGACGGGAAGTACGGGGTGGCCTGGCCGCTCAAGGAGCCCGTCTCGGCGACGCTCAACCTGTCGTTGTCGACCGGCGGGCAGCTGTTCCACCGCGGCGCGGACGGCAAGGTGCGGATCCGGTTCGAGGACGGCGACGCGGTCGTGCCGCGGACCATCCACGACCAGGTCAACGTCGACGGCAGCGCGTCGGGTTCGACGCTCGGCAGCGGTGGCTCCGACACCCTGCCCGGCTTCTTCGGCGGCAAATACGCGATGGTTCCGCTCGGGTTCTCCTATCGGCAGCAGATCGTGCAGCAGGCGCCGAAGGGGTTCGACTGGCAGGTGCTGCCCGCGCCCGCGGGGGTCGACGGGCTCACCCAGGGCGTGAGTCCGCAGACGCTGTCCGTCGCCGAGGACAGCCCGCACAAAAAGGAGGCCGCGGCCTTCATCGACTTCCTGCTCCGGCCGCGGAACATGGTGCGGCTCGCGCTGGGGGACTGGATGCTGCCGACCGGGACGCAGGCGTTGCGGGATCCGGCGCTGCGGGGGGAGAAGGACGGGTGGGCCGTGGGGGCGGCGGTCGCCGGGGAGCTGCGGTCCGCTCCCGCGCAGTCCGTGCGGGGGTATCCGGAGTGGAAGGACAAGGTGGCCACGCCTGCGTATCAGTCGTACTACAGCGGGGGGATCGGGCTGGGGGAGTTGCGGCGGCGGTTGGTGACGGACGGGAACCGGGTGCTGGCGCGGTACCAGAGGTGA
- a CDS encoding carbohydrate ABC transporter permease yields MRTSRRARAGQYAALLAYLVFLAFPFLWLVSTAFKPARELASLHPTWLPQDPTLDNFRQAFDEQPLLRAALNSLVAALGAAVIAVLIATPMAYVMARHRTRLAKAATGWVVVSQAFPFVLVIIPLFLVLKNLHLINSVAGLVMVYVVWALPFALWMLVGYVRAVPTEMEEAAAVDGAGKVRTLVSITAPLLAPGIVATALFAFITAWNEFFFALVLLKTPEKQTLPVVLTHFLGAEGVADLGPLAAAAFLATIPSLVVFALIQKRITGGMLAGAVKS; encoded by the coding sequence GTGAGGACGAGCAGAAGGGCCCGCGCGGGCCAGTACGCGGCGCTTCTCGCGTATCTGGTCTTCCTCGCCTTCCCGTTCCTGTGGCTGGTCTCCACCGCCTTCAAACCGGCACGTGAACTGGCCAGCCTGCACCCGACCTGGCTCCCGCAGGACCCGACCCTCGACAACTTCCGGCAGGCCTTCGACGAACAGCCGCTGCTGCGGGCCGCCTTGAACTCCCTGGTCGCGGCGCTCGGCGCGGCCGTGATCGCCGTACTGATCGCCACCCCGATGGCGTACGTCATGGCCAGGCACCGCACCCGGCTGGCGAAGGCGGCCACCGGCTGGGTGGTGGTCAGCCAGGCCTTCCCGTTCGTCCTGGTGATCATCCCGCTGTTCCTCGTCCTGAAGAACCTGCACCTGATCAACTCCGTGGCCGGGCTGGTCATGGTCTACGTCGTGTGGGCGCTGCCGTTCGCGCTCTGGATGCTCGTGGGGTACGTACGGGCGGTGCCGACCGAGATGGAGGAGGCCGCCGCGGTGGACGGCGCCGGCAAGGTGCGCACCCTGGTCTCGATCACCGCGCCGCTGCTCGCGCCGGGCATCGTGGCCACGGCCCTGTTCGCGTTCATCACCGCGTGGAACGAGTTCTTCTTCGCGCTGGTGCTGCTCAAGACTCCGGAGAAGCAGACCTTGCCCGTCGTCCTCACCCACTTCCTCGGCGCGGAGGGCGTGGCGGACCTCGGCCCGCTCGCCGCCGCCGCGTTCCTGGCGACCATCCCGTCGCTGGTCGTCTTCGCGCTCATCCAGAAACGGATCACGGGCGGCATGCTGGCCGGGGCGGTGAAGAGCTGA
- a CDS encoding carbohydrate ABC transporter permease, which yields MTLATARKRSAKPAPRAGGSGRPVDHGAWFLVLPALIPILVLSVGPLLYGIALAFTDAQSGRTEPTQWVGALNFQDLLHDTLFWESFRIGLVWAVGVTVPQFVLALGLALLLNEELRLRWLARALAIIPWAMPEVVVGIMWRLVYNPDAGILNETIRDLGLGDGRDWLSGLASALPAVIVVGIWAGMPQTTVALLAGLQNTPRELHEAAAMDGAGAWRRFRTVTWPALKPVALAITALNFIWNFNSFALVYVLTQGGPGGRTRLPMLFAYEEAFRYGQFGYAAAMGCVMVAVISVILAVHLVGRLRGGEDA from the coding sequence GTGACATTGGCGACCGCAAGGAAGCGGTCAGCGAAGCCCGCACCCCGGGCCGGCGGGTCGGGCCGCCCCGTCGACCACGGTGCCTGGTTCCTGGTGCTGCCCGCGCTGATCCCGATCCTGGTGCTCAGCGTCGGCCCGCTCCTGTACGGCATCGCCCTGGCGTTCACCGACGCACAGTCGGGCCGGACCGAGCCCACGCAGTGGGTCGGCGCCCTCAACTTCCAGGATCTGCTGCACGACACCCTGTTCTGGGAGTCGTTCCGGATCGGCCTGGTGTGGGCGGTCGGCGTGACCGTCCCCCAGTTCGTCCTCGCGCTGGGGCTCGCCCTGCTGCTCAACGAGGAGCTGCGGCTGCGCTGGCTGGCGCGGGCGCTCGCGATCATCCCGTGGGCGATGCCCGAGGTCGTGGTCGGCATCATGTGGCGGCTCGTCTACAACCCGGACGCGGGCATCCTCAACGAGACGATCCGCGATCTGGGCCTGGGCGACGGACGGGACTGGCTGTCGGGCCTCGCGAGCGCGCTGCCCGCGGTGATCGTCGTCGGGATCTGGGCGGGCATGCCCCAGACGACGGTCGCCCTGCTCGCCGGACTGCAGAACACCCCGCGCGAACTCCACGAGGCGGCCGCCATGGACGGCGCGGGCGCCTGGCGGCGCTTCCGCACGGTCACCTGGCCCGCGCTGAAACCGGTCGCGCTCGCCATCACGGCGCTCAACTTCATCTGGAACTTCAACTCGTTCGCCCTGGTCTACGTACTGACCCAGGGCGGCCCCGGCGGCCGTACCCGGCTGCCGATGCTGTTCGCCTACGAAGAGGCCTTCCGCTACGGCCAGTTCGGCTACGCGGCGGCGATGGGATGCGTGATGGTCGCGGTGATCTCGGTGATCCTCGCCGTCCATCTGGTCGGCCGGCTGCGGGGAGGCGAGGACGCGTGA
- a CDS encoding phosphotransferase enzyme family protein, whose translation MDEAQARDVLAEARIGPARPGRDGRDAVLLALGENAVFALGDLVVKVGRDTELLDRARRELAVALWLAEAGVPAVRPAEPEARFVDGHPVTLWHRLSDPVRPAEPRDLAALLRVVHALPAPSFALPRRELLGGVERWLRLAGDVIDPADAAFLRDRRDGFATAAAALSPSLPPGPIHGDALPRNVHVGPDGPVLVDLETFSADLREHDLVVLALSRDRYGLSAEAYESFTGTYGWDVREWEGCAVLRGARETASCAWVAQHAPSNPRALAEFERRVASLRDGDETVRWFPF comes from the coding sequence ATGGACGAGGCACAGGCGCGGGACGTACTCGCCGAGGCGCGTATCGGCCCGGCCAGACCCGGGCGCGACGGCCGGGACGCGGTGCTGCTCGCGCTGGGCGAGAACGCCGTCTTCGCCCTCGGCGACCTGGTGGTCAAGGTGGGCCGCGACACCGAACTCCTCGACCGGGCGCGGCGGGAGCTGGCCGTCGCGCTCTGGCTCGCCGAGGCGGGCGTTCCGGCGGTGCGGCCCGCCGAGCCCGAGGCACGGTTCGTCGACGGTCACCCGGTGACGCTGTGGCACCGGCTGTCCGACCCCGTCCGCCCGGCCGAACCGCGTGATCTGGCCGCACTGCTGCGGGTGGTGCACGCGCTGCCCGCCCCCTCGTTCGCGCTGCCCCGCCGTGAGCTGCTGGGCGGGGTGGAGCGGTGGCTGCGGCTCGCGGGGGACGTGATCGATCCGGCGGACGCGGCGTTCCTGCGGGACCGGCGGGACGGGTTCGCCACGGCCGCGGCCGCGCTCTCGCCGTCGTTGCCGCCGGGGCCGATCCACGGGGACGCGCTGCCCCGCAATGTGCATGTCGGGCCCGACGGGCCCGTGCTGGTCGACCTGGAGACGTTCTCCGCGGACCTGCGGGAGCACGACCTGGTCGTACTGGCCCTGTCGCGCGACCGGTACGGGCTGTCCGCCGAGGCGTACGAGTCGTTCACGGGGACGTACGGGTGGGATGTGCGGGAGTGGGAGGGGTGTGCCGTGTTGCGCGGGGCGCGGGAGACCGCGAGCTGTGCGTGGGTCGCGCAGCATGCGCCGAGCAATCCTCGGGCGCTCGCGGAGTTCGAGCGGCGGGTGGCGTCCTTGCGGGACGGGGACGAGACGGTGCGGTGGTTCCCGTTCTGA
- a CDS encoding LysR family transcriptional regulator, producing MDERQLRILRELGELGSVTAVAEALLVTPSAISQQLRLLQRAIPVPLTERQGRRLALTDAGQALAGAAIEVETALERARHTVEEFVDRPDGEVSVAAFHSGASAFFPLLLRGLAASGGPRLCLADADVTQGEFPPLTREYDLVLAHRLEHTPGWPGTVTATTLLREPLDVAMPADHPLAVKRRLTPLDVADEPWITAHDGFPVVATIDAIATAAGRRLRLVHRINEFAVVAEAVAAGGGLALMPRWTMRPHPALVLRPLTGVRARRQIDALHRPERTARKAVRTVLAELHRAADTIRTQG from the coding sequence ATGGACGAACGGCAGCTGAGGATTCTGCGCGAGCTGGGCGAACTGGGCAGTGTCACGGCGGTCGCCGAGGCCCTGCTGGTGACGCCCTCGGCGATCTCCCAGCAGTTGCGGCTGCTGCAGCGCGCGATTCCCGTCCCGCTCACCGAGCGCCAGGGGCGGCGGCTGGCCCTCACGGACGCCGGGCAGGCCCTGGCTGGCGCGGCGATCGAGGTGGAGACGGCGCTGGAGCGGGCCCGGCACACCGTCGAGGAGTTCGTGGACCGGCCGGACGGCGAGGTGTCGGTGGCGGCCTTCCACAGCGGGGCCTCGGCGTTCTTCCCGCTGCTGCTGCGGGGGCTGGCCGCATCCGGCGGGCCGCGCCTCTGCCTCGCCGACGCGGATGTGACGCAGGGCGAATTCCCGCCGCTGACGCGGGAGTACGACCTGGTGCTCGCCCACCGCCTGGAACACACCCCGGGCTGGCCGGGCACGGTCACCGCCACGACCCTGCTGCGCGAACCGCTCGACGTGGCCATGCCCGCCGACCATCCGCTGGCGGTCAAGCGGCGGCTCACCCCGCTCGACGTGGCCGACGAGCCGTGGATCACCGCGCACGACGGGTTCCCGGTGGTGGCCACGATCGACGCGATCGCGACGGCCGCGGGGCGTCGGCTGCGGCTGGTGCACCGCATCAACGAGTTCGCGGTGGTCGCCGAGGCGGTCGCCGCGGGTGGGGGCCTCGCGCTGATGCCCCGCTGGACGATGCGCCCGCACCCGGCGCTGGTCCTCAGGCCCCTCACCGGCGTCCGCGCCCGCCGTCAGATCGACGCCCTGCACCGGCCCGAACGCACGGCCCGCAAGGCGGTGCGCACGGTTCTCGCCGAGCTGCACCGGGCGGCCGACACGATCCGCACGCAGGGCTGA
- a CDS encoding DMT family transporter yields MPDARRTDAVLLLVALVWGSSYLAAQTATAVLPVLVVLFARYALSALACLGLVAADRRSGPWTRDEIRLGLPLGVTQAAVLVVETYGVAHTSAANAGLIISLTIVITPLLDRTGRSGGLPPAFYAAAGVCLLAVGLLMSGNGFHAPRLGDLLMLAAAVIRAGHVALVGRLAVGRAVRPLRLTTVQTLVGTVLFLVPASGDLPALVHVGAVGWAQLLYLALFCSVFAFLAQTWAVQRTSASRASLLLGTEPIWAAAVGIALAGDHFTPLTGLGATLLVAGTYWGQAIERTHRARSAKAAAPWAPSGARGTARPATADPHVTTTPAPSAIAEDPACPSTTTTTPTTV; encoded by the coding sequence GTGCCCGATGCCCGCCGTACCGATGCGGTACTCCTCCTTGTCGCTCTCGTCTGGGGCTCCAGCTATCTGGCCGCCCAGACGGCGACCGCCGTACTGCCCGTCCTGGTGGTGCTGTTCGCGCGGTACGCCCTGTCCGCCCTCGCCTGTCTCGGCCTGGTCGCCGCCGACCGGAGGTCCGGCCCGTGGACCCGCGACGAGATCCGGCTCGGGCTGCCCCTGGGCGTCACCCAGGCGGCCGTCCTGGTCGTGGAGACGTACGGCGTCGCGCACACCAGTGCCGCCAACGCGGGACTCATCATCAGCCTGACCATCGTGATCACCCCTCTCCTGGACCGCACCGGCCGCAGCGGCGGTCTCCCGCCGGCCTTCTACGCGGCCGCCGGTGTCTGTCTGCTGGCCGTCGGCCTCCTCATGTCGGGCAACGGTTTCCACGCGCCCCGGCTCGGCGACCTGCTGATGCTCGCCGCCGCGGTGATCCGCGCCGGTCATGTCGCGCTCGTCGGCCGGCTCGCCGTGGGCCGCGCGGTCCGGCCGCTGCGGCTGACCACCGTGCAGACCCTCGTCGGCACCGTGCTGTTCCTCGTCCCCGCGTCCGGCGACCTGCCCGCCCTCGTGCACGTCGGCGCGGTGGGCTGGGCCCAGCTGCTCTATCTCGCCCTGTTCTGCAGTGTGTTCGCCTTCCTCGCCCAGACCTGGGCCGTCCAGCGCACCTCGGCCAGCCGGGCCAGCCTCCTTCTCGGCACCGAGCCGATCTGGGCCGCGGCGGTGGGAATCGCCCTGGCCGGAGACCACTTCACCCCCCTCACGGGCCTGGGCGCGACCTTGCTGGTCGCCGGCACCTACTGGGGCCAGGCGATAGAACGCACCCACCGCGCCCGCTCGGCGAAGGCCGCGGCACCATGGGCCCCGTCAGGGGCGCGGGGAACTGCGCGCCCAGCCACCGCGGACCCGCACGTCACGACCACCCCCGCCCCGTCAGCGATCGCAGAGGACCCCGCATGTCCGAGCACGACCACCACGACACCTACGACCGTCTGA
- a CDS encoding YbaK/EbsC family protein, which translates to MSEHDHHDTYDRLITLLDSSSVDYQLIDHEPEGNTEAVSALRGNPESAAAKCIVLRVKVDRKTTRNILAVVPGDRRVDLDAVKTLYSARYAGFSDAATAERLARSVPGTVLPFSFDADLEVVADPDVVAQPRLYFNAARLDRSLVVSGADYERLAAPRVERIAGPAVG; encoded by the coding sequence ATGTCCGAGCACGACCACCACGACACCTACGACCGTCTGATCACCCTGCTGGACAGCTCCTCCGTCGACTACCAGCTCATCGACCACGAGCCGGAGGGCAACACCGAGGCGGTCAGCGCCCTGCGCGGCAACCCGGAGTCCGCGGCGGCGAAGTGCATCGTCCTGCGGGTCAAGGTCGACCGGAAGACCACCCGCAACATCCTCGCGGTCGTCCCCGGCGACCGCCGCGTGGACCTGGACGCGGTCAAGACGCTCTACTCGGCCCGCTACGCCGGTTTCAGCGACGCGGCCACCGCGGAACGGCTCGCCCGCTCCGTGCCCGGCACCGTGCTGCCGTTCAGCTTCGACGCGGACCTCGAAGTCGTCGCCGACCCGGACGTCGTGGCGCAGCCGCGCCTCTACTTCAACGCGGCCCGTCTCGACCGCTCCCTGGTGGTCTCCGGCGCCGACTACGAGCGGCTCGCCGCACCGCGCGTCGAACGCATCGCCGGCCCCGCCGTCGGCTGA
- a CDS encoding 3'-5' exonuclease has product MAWHGELLIGFDLETTGTDPREARIVTGAVIEVRGGEPAGHREWLADPGVEIPADAVAVHGISNERAAAEGRPADQVADAIASVLVSYWQAGVPVVAYNAAFDLTLLSAELRRYGLPSLRERLGGTDPGPVIDPYTIDRSVDRYRRGKRNLEAVCAEYGVSLESAHDATADALAAARLATAIAVRHPKVAALGPAELHRRQIEWYAEWAADFQSFLRRKGDAEAVVDGVWPVRHLTDQRV; this is encoded by the coding sequence ATGGCTTGGCACGGGGAGCTGCTGATCGGCTTCGACCTGGAGACGACCGGGACCGATCCGCGCGAGGCGCGCATCGTCACCGGAGCGGTGATAGAGGTCCGCGGCGGGGAGCCCGCCGGGCACCGGGAGTGGCTGGCCGACCCGGGGGTCGAGATCCCCGCGGACGCGGTCGCGGTGCACGGGATCAGCAACGAGAGAGCGGCGGCCGAGGGCAGGCCCGCCGACCAGGTGGCCGACGCGATCGCCTCGGTGCTCGTCTCGTACTGGCAGGCGGGCGTCCCGGTCGTGGCGTACAACGCGGCCTTCGACCTGACCCTGCTCTCCGCCGAACTGCGCAGGTACGGACTGCCGTCACTGCGCGAGCGGCTCGGCGGGACCGACCCGGGGCCGGTCATCGACCCCTACACGATCGACCGCTCGGTGGACCGCTACCGCCGCGGCAAGCGGAACCTCGAAGCGGTCTGCGCGGAGTACGGGGTCTCGCTGGAATCCGCCCACGACGCCACGGCGGACGCCCTGGCCGCGGCCCGGCTGGCCACCGCGATAGCCGTCCGCCACCCGAAGGTGGCCGCGCTCGGCCCCGCCGAACTGCACCGCCGCCAGATCGAGTGGTACGCGGAGTGGGCGGCGGACTTCCAGAGCTTCCTGCGCCGCAAGGGCGACGCGGAGGCCGTGGTGGACGGTGTCTGGCCCGTCCGGCACCTGACGGACCAGCGGGTCTGA
- a CDS encoding SAV2148 family HEPN domain-containing protein, giving the protein MGSGGLELPPGDGGHEGSSADAPPGAVSLARPMEIGAELDWGADAWREVRTRAQRAGRAYIWLNLVEQRLRAVVAAVLRPIYEPVHGEDDWVVAAAGPAGQEWVQRAVAVREVSRRKGYLLDPADDNVLSFLTLPQLRELMVQHWPCFEPYFDERRDVELALDELEVTRNVVSRNRALSEAVLAQAERASAKLLEILGSGSDVPSARRLPVDAVENLVGDRYADVVAVHSDRVRLLRQFPAEDLFGGSRRLDAIGIGLNLLVQNFSGRRLVRLAESGCRTRLLFLNPASSAVKRRERELGIKRGELSRSVEMNILHMRRVRARLRDPGAFEIQVYDETPRFTAYLVDGDGSDGVAVVQSYLRRTRGMEAPVLVLRGGGRVLKPDEAGEEGLFGTYREEFEVAWADSRPVS; this is encoded by the coding sequence GTGGGGTCCGGAGGGCTGGAGCTGCCCCCTGGTGACGGCGGTCACGAGGGGAGCTCGGCAGATGCCCCACCGGGAGCGGTGTCCCTCGCCCGGCCGATGGAGATCGGCGCGGAGCTGGACTGGGGCGCCGACGCCTGGCGTGAGGTGCGCACCCGTGCGCAGCGGGCCGGGCGGGCCTACATCTGGCTGAACCTCGTCGAACAGCGGCTGCGCGCGGTCGTGGCCGCTGTTCTGCGCCCGATCTACGAGCCCGTGCACGGCGAGGACGACTGGGTGGTCGCCGCCGCCGGACCCGCGGGGCAGGAATGGGTCCAGCGCGCCGTCGCCGTACGCGAAGTCAGCCGCCGCAAGGGCTACTTGCTCGACCCCGCCGACGACAACGTCCTGAGCTTCCTCACGCTGCCGCAGCTGCGCGAGCTGATGGTGCAGCACTGGCCGTGCTTCGAGCCGTACTTCGACGAGCGCCGGGACGTCGAACTCGCCCTGGACGAACTGGAAGTCACCCGTAACGTCGTCTCGCGCAACCGTGCCCTGTCCGAGGCCGTGCTGGCCCAGGCCGAGCGCGCCTCCGCGAAACTCCTGGAGATCCTGGGCTCGGGCAGCGACGTGCCGTCCGCCCGGCGCCTGCCCGTCGACGCCGTCGAGAACCTGGTCGGCGACCGGTACGCGGACGTGGTGGCCGTGCACTCGGACCGGGTACGGCTGCTGCGGCAGTTCCCCGCCGAGGACCTCTTCGGCGGCTCCCGGCGCCTCGACGCGATCGGGATCGGCCTGAACCTCCTCGTGCAGAACTTCTCGGGGCGGCGGCTCGTGCGGCTGGCCGAGTCCGGCTGCCGGACCCGGCTGCTGTTCCTGAACCCCGCGTCCAGCGCGGTGAAGCGACGCGAGCGCGAACTGGGCATAAAGCGGGGCGAGTTGAGCCGTTCCGTGGAGATGAACATCCTGCACATGCGCCGGGTGCGGGCCCGGCTGCGTGATCCGGGCGCCTTCGAGATCCAGGTCTACGACGAGACGCCCCGCTTCACGGCGTACCTCGTGGACGGGGACGGCTCGGACGGTGTCGCCGTCGTGCAGTCGTATCTGCGCCGCACCCGCGGGATGGAGGCGCCCGTACTCGTCCTGCGGGGCGGCGGCCGTGTGCTGAAGCCGGACGAGGCGGGCGAAGAAGGGCTTTTCGGGACGTATCGCGAGGAGTTCGAGGTGGCCTGGGCGGATTCGCGGCCTGTGTCCTGA